Genomic DNA from Pseudomonas sp. CCC3.1:
CCTGGAGGGGGTGGGCGGTCATCCGGAGTTTATTCAGGCGGACGGACTGCATCCGAAGGCCAATGCACAGGGCCGTTTACTGGATAATGTGTGGCCAACCCTAAAACTGCTGCTTTGATGCTTTTCTAGCGGCATTCTTTCGGCTAAGGTGGCGCCCCCCCGATTTGGAGCCCCTGATGTCGCGTCCTGCCTGGTCTTTATATGCTTATCAACTGATCGAGCCCGATGAGCAGCTCGATTTGTTCGCCTGCCAGGAAGTACGGGTGCATTTGGTGACGCGCCAATTGGAGCTGGGCGGCACGATTGACCGCACGTTGTGTGGCTCGTTGCTGCCTGCGCAGCCGCGTTGGTCAGACGTCACGCGCAAAGTTTTTCAAGACCATCGGCTGTGCCCGTTGTGCCGGGCGATCATCGAATCGCAACGCCGTGGAACAGAGCCAATCTGGCCTGAGTTGCGCTTTGAACTATGATTCAACCTGTCTGAAACCTTAAGACGTACTACGACGCCTCCCGGCTTCTCAAGGCGGCGTGTACACTCCCTTTTTGTCCCCGTTGATTCTGCGAAGGATGTCCCGGATGTTGTCGCGCCTGCCTGCCGTCACCCGCTACCTGTCAGTTGCCGCACTGTGTGTTGCGGGTCCCGTTTATGCGCTTGAGTTTCCGCTGCCGCCGCCAGGTGAAGACGTGGTCGGGCAGGTCCAGGTTATCAAGGGCAAGTACGAGGACTCCTTCTCTGACCTTGGCAACGAATACGAACTGGGTTACTCGGAAATGATTGCCGCCAACCCGGGTGTTGATGCCTGGTTGCCGGTCAAAAAGAATCTGGATGGAACGATCGTCGACACCGACATTGTGCTGCCGACCCAGTTCATCCTGCCGCCGGGCAAGCGCGAAGGCATCGTGATCAACCTGGCCGAGTACCGGTTGTATTACTTCCCTAAAGATCAAAACAAGGTGTACACCTTTCCACTGGGCATTGGCCGTGAGGGCTGGGGTTCGCCGGTGGGTGTGACGAAGGTAACTGCCAAGACGCCAAACCCGACCTGGACGCCTCCCGCTTCGATCAAGGCCGAACATGCCGCCAATGGCGATCCGTTGCCCAATGTTGTGCCCGCAGGCCCAGATAACCCGCTAGGGCCCTTCAAGTTCACGCTTGGCATGCCGGGCTATCTGATTCATGGTTCGAACGCCAAGTTTGGTATCGGCACAGGCACCAGCCATGGCTGCTTCCGCATGCTGAACAAAAACGTGCTTGAAATGGCCAGCATGGTGCCGGTAGGCACTCCAGTCAGAATCATCAATGAGCCGTACAAAATCGGTGTCAGTGGCGGCAAGGTTTACCTTGAGGTGCACGAGCCGTTAAATGTTAAAGATGGTTCATTACTCGCAAAAAGTGACAAGTCGCATTTGACTCCCGAAGACCTGCAGAACAAGTACGCGGCCTTTATGAACTTTTTGCTAAAGCATAAAGACCTGGAAAACATCATCCAGATCGACAAGGACAAAGCGTTCCCTGTTGTCGGTGCTGAAACCGGGATACCTGAAGAGATTGGTATTGCCAATACCGCCGCGCCGGTGGGGCAGTCGCTGGACTACGTTCAGTAATAGCACTGAAGCATTAAAAAGCCGCCATGGTTAACTCCCTGGCGGTTTTTTTTATGACCGGCTTAGTTACGGGCAGGCATAAAAAAAGCCGACCCATGAATGGGTCGGCTTCGATAATAATCCCGAAGGACTATTACTTGCGGCTTGCTTT
This window encodes:
- a CDS encoding L,D-transpeptidase family protein; its protein translation is MLSRLPAVTRYLSVAALCVAGPVYALEFPLPPPGEDVVGQVQVIKGKYEDSFSDLGNEYELGYSEMIAANPGVDAWLPVKKNLDGTIVDTDIVLPTQFILPPGKREGIVINLAEYRLYYFPKDQNKVYTFPLGIGREGWGSPVGVTKVTAKTPNPTWTPPASIKAEHAANGDPLPNVVPAGPDNPLGPFKFTLGMPGYLIHGSNAKFGIGTGTSHGCFRMLNKNVLEMASMVPVGTPVRIINEPYKIGVSGGKVYLEVHEPLNVKDGSLLAKSDKSHLTPEDLQNKYAAFMNFLLKHKDLENIIQIDKDKAFPVVGAETGIPEEIGIANTAAPVGQSLDYVQ